From Novosphingobium resinovorum, the proteins below share one genomic window:
- a CDS encoding methanol/ethanol family PQQ-dependent dehydrogenase, with protein MKRRFTHILAALTAASSLAAVPLSAADGPTSADLLKDADTPGDVLTYGMGPWQQRFSSLDQINTGNVAKLLPVYASSLGGEKQRGQEAQPLVYDGTIYVTGSYSRLFAFDARTGEKKWEYNARLPDAIMPCCDVVNRGAAIHGDKIIFATLDAHLVALNRNTGKVVWNKKTGDYQAGYSATAAPLIVGDKVITGNSGGEFGVVGAVQARNVDTGELIWERPVIEGHIGTLNGQPNGMTGKLNATWQGDLWKTGGGATWLGGTYDPGTNLVYFGTGNPAPWNSHLRPGDNLYTSSTLAIDADTGVIKWHYQTTPHDGWDFDGVNEFIPFDATIKGKAMKLGAKADRNGYFYVLDRTTGKFISANRFVMQTTWADGINPKTGRPNVIDAGRPGAPSGTEKGKPVFSSPSFLGGKNWMPMAYSKDTELFYVPSNDWGMDIWNEPIAYKKGAAYLGAGFTIKPIAEDHIGVLRAMDPKTGKIVWEYKNKAPLWGGVLTTHGNLVFTGTPEGYLKAFDAKTGQELWKFQTGSGVVGSPITWEQDGEQYVGVMSGWGGAVPLWGGEVAKTFKEISQGGMLWVFKIPK; from the coding sequence ATGAAGCGGCGTTTCACACATATACTCGCAGCCCTGACGGCAGCCAGCAGCCTCGCGGCAGTACCGCTCTCGGCCGCCGATGGCCCGACCAGCGCCGATCTGCTCAAGGACGCCGACACCCCCGGCGACGTGCTGACGTATGGCATGGGGCCCTGGCAGCAGCGCTTCAGCTCGCTCGACCAGATCAACACCGGCAACGTCGCCAAGCTGCTCCCGGTCTACGCCTCCTCGCTCGGCGGCGAGAAGCAGCGCGGGCAGGAGGCGCAGCCGCTGGTCTATGACGGCACCATCTACGTCACCGGATCGTACTCGCGCCTGTTCGCCTTCGATGCGCGCACCGGCGAGAAGAAGTGGGAATACAATGCCCGCCTGCCCGATGCGATCATGCCGTGCTGCGACGTGGTCAACCGCGGCGCCGCCATCCATGGCGACAAGATCATCTTCGCCACCCTCGACGCGCATCTGGTGGCGCTTAACCGCAATACCGGCAAGGTGGTGTGGAACAAGAAGACCGGCGACTATCAGGCGGGCTATTCGGCCACTGCCGCGCCGCTGATCGTCGGCGACAAGGTCATCACCGGCAACTCGGGCGGTGAATTCGGCGTCGTCGGCGCGGTTCAGGCGCGCAACGTCGATACCGGCGAGCTGATCTGGGAACGCCCGGTGATCGAGGGCCACATCGGCACCCTCAACGGCCAGCCCAACGGCATGACCGGCAAGCTCAATGCCACCTGGCAGGGCGACTTGTGGAAGACCGGCGGCGGCGCGACCTGGCTGGGCGGCACGTACGATCCGGGCACCAACCTCGTCTACTTCGGCACCGGCAACCCGGCGCCGTGGAACAGCCACCTGCGCCCCGGCGACAACCTCTACACCTCCTCGACGCTCGCCATCGATGCCGACACCGGCGTCATCAAGTGGCACTACCAGACCACGCCGCACGACGGCTGGGACTTCGACGGCGTGAACGAGTTCATCCCCTTCGACGCCACCATCAAGGGCAAGGCGATGAAGCTGGGCGCGAAGGCCGACCGCAACGGCTACTTCTACGTGCTCGACCGGACGACCGGCAAGTTCATCTCCGCCAACCGCTTCGTAATGCAGACCACCTGGGCCGACGGCATCAACCCCAAGACCGGCCGCCCCAACGTGATCGACGCGGGCCGTCCGGGCGCGCCCAGCGGCACCGAAAAGGGCAAGCCGGTGTTCTCCAGCCCGTCGTTCCTAGGCGGCAAGAACTGGATGCCGATGGCGTACTCGAAGGACACCGAACTGTTCTACGTCCCCTCGAACGACTGGGGCATGGACATCTGGAACGAACCGATCGCCTACAAGAAGGGCGCGGCGTACCTCGGCGCGGGCTTCACCATCAAGCCGATCGCCGAGGACCACATCGGCGTGCTGCGTGCGATGGACCCCAAGACCGGCAAGATCGTGTGGGAGTACAAGAACAAGGCCCCGCTGTGGGGCGGCGTGCTGACCACCCACGGCAACCTCGTCTTCACCGGCACGCCTGAAGGCTATCTCAAGGCGTTCGACGCCAAGACGGGCCAAGAGCTGTGGAAGTTCCAGACCGGCTCAGGCGTAGTCGGCTCGCCCATCACCTGGGAGCAGGACGGCGAGCAGTACGTCGGCGTCATGTCCGGCTGGGGCGGCGCGGTGCCGCTGTGGGGCGGCGAAGTGGCCAAGACCTTTAAGGAAATCAGCCAGGGCGGCATGCTCTGGGTGTTCAAGATCCCCAAGTAA
- a CDS encoding substrate-binding periplasmic protein, producing MDRRSLLRGLGAVGALASLRPASLLAAPLEKVKALGALRVGLYTDNRPWSWEDGGKPAGIDVDLAHALAEKLGVRADIALFTADEDLSDDLRNVIWRGGLLGFQPCDVMLHVPFDRQLMAREDNVTFLAPYYRESFGAACGEAADCEAMPVRWKGKRIAAELDSIPDFYLLGHAGGALSKDVIHVPTGYEAVMAVGKGEADAAVASTAQIEAALHDAPDAGIARRKGFLPAMLSPGWDIGIAVKENSRNLGFAIEEQFAAMAKDGRMKAIFARYGVEWKPALASQTA from the coding sequence GTGGACCGCCGGTCCCTTCTCAGGGGTCTCGGGGCTGTAGGGGCGCTTGCGTCCCTGCGGCCCGCGTCGCTTCTCGCCGCGCCGCTGGAGAAGGTGAAGGCGCTGGGCGCGCTGCGCGTCGGCCTCTACACCGACAACCGCCCGTGGTCGTGGGAGGATGGCGGCAAGCCGGCCGGCATCGACGTCGATCTCGCCCATGCCCTTGCCGAGAAGCTGGGCGTGCGCGCCGACATCGCGCTGTTCACGGCGGACGAGGATCTGTCCGACGACTTGCGCAACGTCATCTGGCGCGGCGGGCTGCTCGGCTTCCAGCCCTGCGACGTGATGCTGCACGTCCCCTTCGACCGCCAGCTGATGGCGCGCGAGGACAACGTCACCTTCCTCGCCCCCTACTACCGCGAGAGCTTCGGTGCCGCCTGCGGTGAGGCAGCGGACTGCGAGGCGATGCCGGTGCGCTGGAAGGGCAAACGGATCGCGGCGGAACTCGACTCGATCCCCGACTTCTACTTGCTCGGCCATGCGGGCGGGGCCTTGTCGAAGGACGTGATCCATGTCCCCACCGGCTACGAGGCGGTCATGGCCGTCGGCAAGGGCGAGGCCGACGCCGCCGTCGCCAGCACCGCACAGATCGAGGCCGCCCTGCACGACGCGCCCGATGCGGGCATCGCGCGCCGCAAGGGTTTTCTGCCCGCGATGCTCTCGCCCGGCTGGGACATCGGCATCGCGGTGAAGGAAAACAGCCGCAACCTGGGCTTCGCCATCGAGGAACAGTTCGCCGCGATGGCGAAGGACGGCCGCATGAAGGCGATCTTCGCGCGGTACGGCGTCGAGTGGAAACCCGCGCTGGCCTCGCAGACCGCGTAA
- the pedF gene encoding cytochrome c-550 PedF — protein sequence MTIRIGRAVLTVAAAITSLSIGTNLYAHGDVVPQPVDTSALPDIEGGNDVWKTENPYTGNAKAIAIGQSAYGQNCARCHGLEAISGGIAPDLRYLELGASGDEWFVERFRHGSAHDGKVYMPPFGDVLGQKAGWAIRAWLESKHTDE from the coding sequence ATGACCATTCGCATCGGCCGCGCGGTCCTGACCGTCGCCGCCGCCATCACCTCGCTTTCGATCGGCACCAATCTCTACGCGCACGGCGACGTCGTGCCGCAACCGGTGGACACCTCTGCCCTGCCCGATATCGAAGGCGGCAACGACGTGTGGAAGACCGAGAACCCCTACACCGGCAATGCCAAGGCGATCGCCATCGGCCAGTCCGCCTACGGCCAGAACTGCGCGCGCTGCCATGGCCTTGAAGCCATTTCCGGCGGCATCGCGCCTGACTTGCGCTACCTCGAACTGGGTGCCTCGGGCGACGAATGGTTCGTCGAGCGCTTCCGCCACGGCTCGGCGCATGACGGCAAGGTCTACATGCCGCCCTTCGGCGACGTGCTGGGCCAGAAGGCCGGCTGGGCGATCCGCGCCTGGCTGGAATCCAAGCACACGGACGAATAA
- a CDS encoding PQQ-dependent catabolism-associated beta-propeller protein, which translates to MERSLKTFALALCALYAAPSHAQDADGAVTRAYVSNERSSTVTVVDLASGKAVAQWPVGKRPRGITMTRDGKYVLVCASADNAVEVRDPATGALVATLPSGADPEQFFASHDGKLLYAANEDDGAVTAIDLSARKVAWQVTVGKEPEGVAESPDGEWLLVTSEEDNSVAWIDLATHTVTGETETEARPRHVEFTPDGKQVWIAAEVGGVVQVADVASKEVVKTIRFAPPGAPDYKVMPCGIRFTADGKTAVVALGRADSVALVDVASGEVRGYVKVGARPWHLAILPGGGSALVANGASDDLSLVDLAAMKVTATIPAGEGPWGVALGR; encoded by the coding sequence ATGGAGAGAAGCCTGAAGACTTTCGCGCTGGCGCTTTGCGCCCTTTATGCGGCCCCGTCCCATGCGCAGGATGCCGATGGCGCCGTCACGCGCGCCTATGTCAGCAACGAGCGGTCCTCGACCGTCACCGTCGTCGATCTGGCGAGCGGAAAGGCCGTGGCGCAGTGGCCGGTGGGCAAGCGCCCGCGCGGGATCACCATGACGCGCGACGGCAAGTACGTGCTCGTCTGTGCCAGCGCCGACAATGCGGTGGAAGTGCGCGACCCCGCCACCGGCGCGCTGGTGGCGACATTGCCTTCGGGCGCGGACCCGGAGCAGTTCTTCGCCTCGCACGATGGCAAGCTGCTTTACGCCGCCAATGAGGACGACGGCGCGGTGACCGCGATCGATCTCTCCGCGCGCAAGGTCGCCTGGCAGGTGACGGTGGGCAAGGAGCCCGAAGGCGTCGCCGAAAGCCCGGACGGCGAATGGCTTCTGGTCACCAGCGAGGAGGACAATTCGGTCGCCTGGATCGACCTCGCCACCCACACCGTCACCGGGGAGACCGAGACCGAGGCGCGGCCCCGCCATGTCGAATTCACGCCCGATGGCAAACAGGTCTGGATCGCGGCGGAAGTGGGCGGGGTGGTGCAGGTTGCCGATGTCGCGAGCAAGGAGGTCGTGAAGACCATCCGCTTCGCCCCGCCGGGCGCGCCGGATTACAAGGTCATGCCCTGCGGCATCCGCTTCACGGCGGACGGGAAGACGGCGGTGGTGGCGCTCGGCCGGGCGGACAGCGTGGCGCTGGTGGACGTGGCGAGCGGGGAGGTGCGCGGCTACGTCAAGGTCGGCGCGCGGCCGTGGCACCTCGCGATCCTGCCCGGCGGGGGTAGCGCGCTGGTCGCCAACGGGGCGAGTGACGACCTCTCGCTGGTGGACCTTGCGGCGATGAAGGTCACTGCGACGATCCCGGCGGGCGAGGGGCCGTGGGGCGTGGCACTGGGGCGCTGA
- a CDS encoding porin — MISRIILRGGAALGVLALAIAPAYAGSSEALLKRLHEKGILSDEDYTELLAQEQAEASAPTPASAPAAAAPAGDPGLYVKRTESGIGLEVGPATIKFSGSVNGFYVHDNPASASATTAVTGGVASVGTRNSSAVRNGLLPGFLKVEVSTKQEGWDIGAFFGMYPGINSAAWGALGANNGGQPTALATAGIDFRQTYLTFGKPTVGTFKIGRDIGLFGSEAILNDITLLSSGTPGGNVAPGNTTLGRIGVGYIYTDFQPQITYTSPSFGGVQASVGVFQPLSSLTGPAQENSQPGFQGKITYDATLGGIGLRAWAGGVTQRHNEITGQSYTGQGLDFGGKLTAGPITAVGYYYTAKGLGTTVLGLHDTDGFGNARKSDGFYLQALASFGKFAVGGSYGESSLHYANAADALASPNLVDTNSSWVGQVRYSLTSWVTLIGEYTHSKAKAHSGNAASSDALALGGILFF, encoded by the coding sequence ATGATTTCGCGGATCATTTTACGCGGCGGTGCCGCGCTGGGCGTACTCGCCCTGGCTATAGCACCCGCCTACGCAGGCAGCAGCGAGGCGCTTCTGAAGCGCCTGCACGAAAAGGGCATTCTCAGCGACGAGGACTACACCGAGCTGCTCGCGCAGGAGCAGGCCGAAGCTTCCGCTCCAACTCCGGCCTCGGCACCCGCCGCAGCCGCGCCCGCCGGTGACCCCGGCCTCTACGTCAAGCGTACCGAGAGCGGCATCGGCCTCGAAGTCGGCCCGGCGACGATCAAGTTCTCGGGCTCGGTCAACGGCTTCTACGTCCACGACAACCCGGCGAGTGCATCGGCCACCACCGCCGTCACCGGCGGCGTCGCCAGCGTCGGCACGCGCAATTCCAGCGCGGTGCGCAACGGTCTGCTGCCGGGCTTCCTCAAGGTCGAGGTGAGCACGAAGCAGGAGGGCTGGGACATCGGCGCCTTCTTCGGCATGTATCCGGGCATCAACTCGGCCGCATGGGGGGCGCTGGGCGCCAACAACGGCGGCCAGCCGACCGCGCTGGCGACGGCGGGCATCGATTTCCGCCAGACCTACCTGACCTTCGGCAAGCCCACCGTCGGCACTTTCAAGATCGGCCGCGACATCGGCCTGTTCGGGTCGGAGGCGATCCTCAACGACATCACGCTGCTTTCATCCGGTACGCCGGGGGGCAACGTGGCGCCGGGCAACACGACGCTCGGCCGCATCGGCGTGGGCTATATCTACACCGACTTCCAGCCGCAGATCACCTATACCTCGCCCAGCTTCGGCGGCGTGCAGGCATCGGTGGGCGTGTTCCAGCCGCTGTCCTCGCTGACCGGCCCGGCGCAGGAGAACTCGCAGCCCGGCTTCCAGGGCAAGATCACCTATGACGCGACGCTCGGCGGCATCGGCCTTCGCGCCTGGGCAGGCGGCGTGACGCAGCGCCACAACGAGATCACCGGCCAGAGCTACACCGGGCAGGGCCTGGACTTCGGTGGCAAGCTGACGGCGGGTCCGATCACGGCGGTGGGCTACTACTACACCGCCAAGGGCCTCGGCACGACGGTACTGGGCCTGCACGACACCGACGGCTTCGGCAACGCCCGCAAGAGCGACGGCTTCTACCTTCAGGCGCTCGCCAGCTTCGGCAAGTTCGCGGTGGGCGGCAGCTACGGCGAAAGTTCGCTGCATTATGCCAACGCCGCCGACGCGCTGGCCAGCCCGAACCTCGTCGACACCAATTCGAGCTGGGTCGGGCAGGTCCGCTACAGCCTGACCAGCTGGGTCACGCTGATCGGCGAGTACACCCATTCGAAGGCCAAGGCGCATTCCGGCAACGCGGCGTCGAGCGACGCCCTCGCGCTGGGCGGCATCCTGTTCTTCTGA
- a CDS encoding cytochrome b: MNTMKYNAGARTLHWIIALLIIGNLASGLLHFAIPVHKAIGLTVLVLSLARLGWRMAWKAPPYPASMSRAEVGLAHAVHGVLYLFMIAMPLSGWIIASAGKYPLSWFGVFEWPKLAVVKGSAIYGAGHEFHEIGGWVLLVLVLGHIAAALRHHFMLKDGVLRRML, from the coding sequence ATGAACACCATGAAGTACAACGCCGGCGCGCGCACGCTGCACTGGATCATCGCATTGCTCATCATCGGCAACCTCGCCAGCGGGCTGCTGCACTTCGCGATACCCGTCCACAAGGCGATCGGGCTGACGGTGCTGGTGCTCTCGCTGGCGCGGCTCGGCTGGCGCATGGCGTGGAAGGCGCCGCCGTACCCGGCCTCGATGAGCCGCGCGGAAGTCGGCCTCGCCCATGCGGTGCATGGGGTGCTCTACCTGTTCATGATCGCGATGCCGCTGTCGGGCTGGATCATCGCGTCGGCGGGCAAGTACCCGCTGTCGTGGTTCGGGGTGTTCGAGTGGCCCAAGCTCGCGGTCGTAAAGGGCAGCGCGATCTACGGCGCGGGGCACGAGTTCCACGAGATCGGCGGCTGGGTGCTGCTGGTGCTGGTGCTCGGCCATATCGCGGCGGCGCTGCGCCATCATTTCATGCTGAAGGACGGCGTGCTGCGCCGGATGCTCTAG
- a CDS encoding TonB-dependent receptor: MAGLLASVSPVCAEEAPIVVTAPGGAIDLDEAREIDPQALDIAGKRDLGRALERTVPGLTLAESTGNPWQAAITWRGFSASALQGAEQGMAVYLDGVRFNQPFGDVVLLDVVPEMALANAQLNDANPVLGRNTLAGSLLLTTHDGVSLSGLRLQADVDTVGSLGGSASLGLGDKADNLLVVAEARHDDGWRVASPSTLKRVFAKGVHDAGTWGIEVQGLAADTDLTGNGVAPVELLAAKWNAVFTTPDVTHTRFARLVAAPWIAAGETGRIELRTHWQTLTRKSANGDLADFGACEDDAGYLCLGDDDEFEEPLLANGARVVNDPAVDDYAVFNRGRERTRSGGAMLQWLDERETENGTRRFAVGASWERARTRFTATTELGELEEDRSVEGLGLLLTSEEGGITPVDVVTRMSDLALFASAEVPLTPALTVEAGGRWSRNTVKLDDRLGDALDGSHRFSRLNPSIEFDYAVGADVHATAGFALTSRNPTPAELSCADPESPCTLANFFIADPPLKAMTARNWHAGLSGGANAFGAALTWRVNGWRSDTKNDIRMIASEVRGRAYFANLGESRRQGIEASADWRQGGWRLSGSYAFTDAKFRQDFAVSSPSNPEADEDGLVEVQRGDRLPGVPRHSVNLYAGRAGRGWELGLAMRARSGQVLVGDEGNDNAKTPAYAVFDMMGRVEVAPGIELAAELRNMFDRHYVTMGTFSEIDEIELAEAPGADNPRAYAPGAPRRLTVSVRARF; this comes from the coding sequence ATGGCCGGGCTGCTCGCCTCGGTGTCACCCGTATGCGCCGAGGAAGCGCCCATCGTCGTCACCGCGCCGGGCGGCGCGATCGACCTCGACGAAGCGCGTGAGATCGACCCGCAGGCGCTCGACATCGCGGGCAAGCGCGATCTCGGCCGCGCGCTGGAGCGTACCGTGCCGGGCTTGACGCTGGCCGAATCGACCGGCAACCCCTGGCAGGCAGCGATCACCTGGCGCGGGTTCTCCGCCTCGGCGCTGCAGGGCGCGGAGCAGGGGATGGCGGTCTACCTCGACGGGGTGCGCTTCAACCAGCCGTTCGGCGACGTGGTGCTGCTCGACGTGGTGCCCGAGATGGCGCTGGCGAACGCGCAGCTCAACGATGCCAACCCGGTGCTGGGCCGCAATACGCTGGCGGGCTCGCTGCTGCTGACCACGCATGATGGCGTCAGCCTCTCCGGCCTGCGCCTGCAGGCGGACGTGGACACGGTCGGCAGCCTGGGCGGCAGCGCCTCGCTGGGGCTGGGCGACAAGGCCGACAACCTCCTCGTCGTCGCCGAGGCGCGGCATGACGACGGCTGGCGCGTCGCCTCGCCCTCGACGCTGAAACGCGTGTTCGCCAAGGGCGTCCACGATGCCGGAACATGGGGGATCGAGGTGCAGGGCCTCGCCGCCGACACCGATCTCACCGGCAACGGCGTCGCCCCGGTCGAACTGCTCGCCGCCAAGTGGAACGCGGTATTCACCACGCCCGACGTCACCCACACCCGCTTCGCGCGGCTGGTCGCCGCACCGTGGATCGCGGCAGGCGAGACCGGGCGCATCGAACTGCGCACCCATTGGCAGACCCTCACCCGCAAGAGCGCCAACGGCGACCTCGCCGACTTCGGCGCCTGCGAGGACGATGCGGGCTACCTCTGCCTCGGCGATGACGACGAGTTCGAGGAACCCTTGCTGGCGAACGGCGCCCGCGTGGTGAACGACCCGGCGGTGGACGACTACGCCGTGTTCAACCGAGGCCGCGAGCGGACCCGCAGCGGCGGTGCCATGCTGCAATGGCTCGACGAGCGCGAGACCGAGAACGGCACCCGCCGCTTCGCCGTGGGCGCTTCGTGGGAACGCGCGCGCACCCGCTTCACCGCTACCACCGAACTGGGCGAACTGGAGGAGGACCGCTCGGTCGAGGGCCTCGGCCTGCTGCTGACCTCGGAGGAGGGCGGCATCACCCCGGTCGACGTCGTCACCCGCATGAGCGACCTGGCGCTTTTCGCCAGCGCCGAAGTTCCGCTGACCCCCGCGCTGACGGTCGAGGCCGGGGGGCGCTGGTCGCGCAACACGGTGAAACTGGACGACCGGCTGGGCGATGCGCTCGACGGCAGCCACCGGTTCAGCCGCCTCAATCCCTCGATCGAGTTTGATTATGCGGTGGGCGCGGATGTGCATGCGACGGCGGGCTTCGCGCTAACCAGCCGCAATCCGACGCCTGCGGAGCTGTCCTGCGCCGATCCGGAATCGCCCTGCACGCTGGCGAATTTCTTCATCGCCGATCCGCCGCTGAAGGCGATGACCGCGCGCAACTGGCATGCCGGGCTGTCGGGCGGCGCCAATGCTTTTGGGGCAGCGCTGACATGGCGGGTGAACGGCTGGCGGTCGGACACGAAGAACGACATTCGCATGATCGCCTCGGAAGTGCGCGGACGGGCCTATTTCGCCAACCTCGGCGAATCGCGGCGGCAGGGGATCGAGGCCTCGGCCGACTGGCGACAGGGCGGCTGGCGGTTGTCGGGCAGCTATGCCTTCACCGATGCGAAGTTCCGGCAGGACTTCGCGGTGTCGAGCCCGTCCAACCCCGAGGCGGACGAGGATGGTCTGGTCGAAGTCCAGCGCGGGGATCGCCTGCCGGGCGTGCCGCGCCATTCGGTGAACCTCTACGCAGGCCGGGCAGGCAGAGGCTGGGAACTGGGCTTGGCGATGCGCGCGCGCTCCGGGCAGGTGCTGGTGGGCGATGAGGGCAACGACAATGCGAAGACCCCGGCCTACGCGGTGTTCGACATGATGGGCCGGGTGGAAGTCGCGCCGGGGATCGAGCTGGCGGCGGAACTGCGCAACATGTTCGACCGGCACTACGTCACGATGGGCACGTTCTCCGAGATCGACGAGATCGAACTGGCCGAGGCGCCCGGTGCGGACAATCCGCGCGCCTATGCTCCGGGTGCGCCGCGCAGGCTGACGGTGTCGGTTCGGGCGCGGTTTTGA
- a CDS encoding quinoprotein relay system zinc metallohydrolase 1, producing the protein MNLTRRSLIGAALALPVAARAETFAGAYAPKAEPVAEGVWMVRGADAPILFDNGGMIANSAIIATDAGAVLFDPGVSLEHGKALGALAQAVTGKAVGRVYVSHLHPDHALGAAAFDPAIVHALPATRADLERDGEGFSDAMYRLLSDWMKGTHVVLPLGDVAEGEALFGGRRFRLFAMQGHSAGDLALLDEATGTLLAGDLVFHDRAPSTPHADLVKWRAALDRLTAVQHGLLLPGHGPLDRDGGAIAQTRDWLDWLEATLTQAVADGLDMTEAGELPIPERFAGLKAARYELQRSVSHLYPGLEARLLPRL; encoded by the coding sequence GTGAACCTCACCCGCCGCAGCCTGATCGGCGCCGCGCTGGCGCTGCCCGTCGCCGCCCGCGCCGAGACCTTCGCCGGGGCCTATGCTCCCAAGGCCGAGCCCGTCGCCGAGGGCGTGTGGATGGTGCGCGGCGCCGATGCGCCGATCCTGTTCGACAACGGCGGCATGATCGCCAACAGCGCCATCATCGCCACCGACGCGGGCGCGGTGCTGTTCGATCCGGGCGTCTCGCTGGAGCATGGCAAGGCGCTTGGCGCGCTGGCGCAGGCGGTGACGGGCAAGGCGGTGGGGCGGGTCTACGTCAGCCATCTGCACCCCGATCATGCGCTGGGGGCGGCGGCCTTCGATCCCGCCATCGTCCACGCCCTGCCCGCCACCCGCGCCGATCTGGAGCGCGACGGCGAGGGGTTCTCCGATGCCATGTACCGCCTGCTGTCGGACTGGATGAAGGGCACCCATGTCGTCCTGCCGCTCGGCGACGTGGCGGAGGGGGAGGCCCTGTTCGGCGGGCGCAGGTTCCGGCTCTTCGCGATGCAGGGGCATTCGGCGGGCGATCTCGCGCTGCTCGACGAGGCGACGGGGACGCTGCTGGCGGGCGACCTCGTGTTCCACGACCGCGCGCCCTCGACCCCGCATGCGGATCTGGTGAAGTGGCGGGCGGCGCTCGATCGGCTGACGGCGGTGCAGCATGGGCTGCTGTTGCCGGGGCACGGGCCGCTGGACCGGGACGGCGGCGCGATCGCGCAGACGCGGGATTGGCTGGACTGGCTGGAGGCCACGCTGACGCAGGCGGTGGCCGACGGGCTCGACATGACCGAGGCGGGGGAACTGCCGATCCCCGAGCGGTTCGCCGGGCTGAAGGCGGCGCGCTACGAATTGCAGCGCAGCGTCTCGCATCTCTATCCGGGGCTTGAGGCGCGGTTGCTGCCGAGGTTGTAG
- a CDS encoding quinoprotein dehydrogenase-associated SoxYZ-like carrier has translation MIRKKILLALIATLAAPVPAAFALPADPLKSPMWEYHAERLFGDATVRFDSAVKVEIPEIAENQRVFPVTVDARALPDVKRILIFADLNPIPVAVDYAPRAAAPFLATRIKLDQRTPVRAAVLTTDGVWHVSGNWIDAAGGGCSAPPVSRVKGDWANHLGEMHGAAWALSGTQTRLRVTLRHPMDTGLVENIAAYNIERVTVTSSAGTPLADLQVFGAVAEDPAFTFIVDDAKGPLSIAARDSSGLEFDGTVTPRSAALAAR, from the coding sequence ATGATCCGCAAGAAGATCCTGCTGGCCCTCATCGCCACCCTCGCCGCGCCGGTCCCGGCCGCTTTCGCGCTGCCTGCGGACCCGCTGAAATCGCCGATGTGGGAGTATCACGCCGAGCGTCTGTTCGGCGACGCCACGGTGCGCTTCGACTCTGCCGTGAAGGTCGAAATCCCCGAGATCGCCGAGAACCAGCGCGTCTTTCCCGTCACCGTCGATGCGCGCGCCCTTCCCGACGTGAAGCGCATCCTGATCTTCGCCGACCTCAACCCGATTCCCGTCGCGGTGGACTATGCCCCCCGCGCCGCCGCGCCGTTTCTGGCGACGCGGATCAAGCTCGACCAGCGCACCCCGGTGCGCGCGGCAGTGCTCACGACGGACGGGGTGTGGCACGTCTCGGGGAACTGGATCGATGCGGCGGGCGGCGGCTGCTCGGCCCCGCCGGTCAGCCGGGTCAAGGGCGACTGGGCCAATCACCTCGGCGAAATGCACGGCGCGGCATGGGCACTCAGCGGCACTCAAACGCGCCTCAGGGTGACGTTACGGCACCCGATGGACACCGGCCTCGTCGAGAACATCGCCGCCTACAACATCGAGCGGGTGACCGTGACCTCCTCGGCCGGAACCCCGCTCGCCGACCTGCAGGTCTTCGGAGCGGTGGCCGAAGACCCGGCCTTCACCTTCATCGTCGACGATGCGAAGGGGCCGCTCTCGATCGCCGCGCGCGATAGTTCGGGGCTGGAATTCGACGGCACGGTCACCCCGCGCAGCGCGGCGCTGGCCGCCAGGTGA
- a CDS encoding rhodanese-like domain-containing protein, which translates to MERIGRRLAIGLILAAVCVPVARAADDFDADGFRTARYRAPVDRLPAPARRIALEDALGLDEALFIDVLPVESGHRDPATGQWRLSQPHETVPGALWHPETGRSPVDPVLWRGLEQAVAEARRGRPRLPVVLFCRTDCWMGWNAARRLAKGGVRHVYWLAEGIEGWHAAGRALVRAEPVVVAPS; encoded by the coding sequence ATGGAACGCATCGGACGAAGGCTGGCGATAGGGCTGATTCTGGCGGCCGTTTGCGTCCCGGTCGCGCGCGCTGCCGACGATTTCGACGCCGATGGCTTCCGCACCGCCCGCTACCGCGCGCCGGTGGACCGGCTGCCTGCGCCCGCCCGCCGGATCGCGTTGGAGGACGCGCTCGGGCTGGACGAAGCCCTGTTCATCGACGTGCTTCCGGTCGAGTCCGGCCACCGTGACCCCGCGACCGGCCAATGGCGCCTCAGCCAGCCGCACGAGACGGTGCCCGGCGCGCTCTGGCACCCGGAGACGGGGCGCAGTCCGGTCGATCCGGTGCTCTGGCGCGGGCTGGAGCAGGCGGTCGCCGAGGCGCGCCGGGGAAGGCCGCGTCTGCCGGTCGTGCTGTTCTGCCGCACCGATTGCTGGATGGGCTGGAACGCCGCACGGCGTCTGGCGAAAGGCGGCGTGCGCCACGTCTACTGGCTCGCCGAGGGGATCGAGGGCTGGCACGCCGCAGGCCGCGCACTGGTGCGGGCGGAGCCGGTGGTGGTGGCTCCGAGCTGA